A window of the Tessaracoccus sp. MC1865 genome harbors these coding sequences:
- the tilS gene encoding tRNA lysidine(34) synthetase TilS: protein MARRELGQAALRVARAVHAVLPEAAVVGCSGGADSLALALGAHWAARQRGSSVRAVVVDHGLQAGSSEVAARVASLLDDRGIAAEAVRVNVDGSAGGLEAAAREARLAALTAPGLPVLLGHTLDDQAETVLLGLLRGSGTRSLSGMAASASFAAVPSALGGDARVVTLLRPLLGLRRADTEAACRDWGVTPWEDPMNDDPRFARVAFRQHLTELGRAVGRDLAPSLARTAQLARADADLLDELAARAVPVDGDLTVDDLDPLPNALRWRVLHRWLARVSPTVEFQHVLAVDALVTDWRGQGALAVPGGQVLRVGHLLTVR, encoded by the coding sequence ATGGCTAGGCGCGAGCTCGGCCAGGCCGCGCTGCGCGTCGCGCGCGCCGTCCACGCCGTGCTGCCGGAGGCTGCGGTCGTCGGGTGCTCCGGTGGGGCGGACTCGCTGGCCTTGGCGCTCGGTGCCCATTGGGCGGCGCGGCAGCGGGGCAGCAGCGTCAGGGCAGTGGTCGTGGACCACGGTCTCCAGGCGGGGTCCTCCGAGGTCGCGGCCAGGGTGGCTTCGCTGCTCGACGATCGGGGGATCGCGGCAGAGGCGGTGCGCGTCAACGTGGACGGTTCCGCCGGTGGGCTGGAGGCCGCAGCACGGGAGGCCCGGCTCGCGGCGCTCACCGCCCCCGGCCTGCCGGTGCTGCTGGGCCACACGCTCGACGACCAGGCCGAGACGGTGCTGCTGGGCCTCCTGCGCGGCTCGGGTACGCGGTCGCTCTCGGGGATGGCGGCCTCCGCCTCTTTCGCCGCAGTCCCGTCCGCCCTGGGGGGCGACGCCCGGGTCGTGACCCTCCTGCGGCCGCTGCTCGGGCTCCGGCGCGCGGACACGGAAGCCGCCTGTCGCGACTGGGGAGTGACGCCCTGGGAGGACCCCATGAACGACGACCCGAGGTTCGCCAGGGTCGCCTTCCGGCAGCACCTCACGGAGTTGGGACGGGCCGTCGGCCGCGACCTCGCGCCGTCCTTGGCGCGCACTGCGCAGCTCGCCCGCGCGGATGCCGACCTGCTCGACGAACTTGCGGCCCGGGCGGTGCCGGTCGACGGCGACCTCACCGTCGACGACCTCGACCCCTTGCCAAACGCGCTGCGCTGGCGGGTACTGCACCGCTGGCTGGCCCGGGTGTCGCCCACGGTGGAATTCCAGCACGTGCTAGCCGTCGACGCGCTCGTCACGGACTGGCGCGGTCAGGGGGCCCTCGCCGTCCCGGGTGGCCAGGTGCTGAGGGTCGGCCACCTGCTCACCGTGCGATAG
- the hpt gene encoding hypoxanthine phosphoribosyltransferase — MDAADVSGDLEKVLFTNDEIQARVAEIAAQIDADYVGRNLLLVGVLNGAVMVMSDLQRAMRSHVEMDWMAVSSYGAGTQSSGVVRILKDLNADLEGRDVIVVEDIIDTGLTLSYLMSNLATRNPASLEIMTMFRKPDAAQMDVDVKYVGFEIPNEFVVGYGLDYAGRYRNLRDVGTLAPHIYA, encoded by the coding sequence GTGGATGCTGCAGACGTTTCAGGCGACCTCGAGAAGGTCCTCTTCACCAACGACGAGATCCAGGCCCGCGTGGCTGAGATCGCCGCCCAGATCGACGCCGACTACGTGGGTCGCAACCTGCTGTTGGTGGGGGTGCTGAACGGCGCGGTGATGGTCATGAGTGATCTGCAGCGCGCGATGCGCAGCCACGTGGAGATGGACTGGATGGCCGTGTCCAGCTACGGCGCAGGCACACAGTCCTCCGGTGTGGTGCGCATCCTGAAGGACCTCAACGCCGACCTCGAGGGCCGCGACGTCATCGTGGTGGAGGACATCATCGACACCGGCCTGACCCTCAGCTACCTGATGAGCAACCTGGCCACCCGTAACCCCGCGAGCCTCGAGATCATGACGATGTTCCGCAAGCCCGACGCCGCCCAGATGGACGTCGACGTCAAGTACGTGGGCTTCGAGATCCCCAATGAATTCGTCGTCGGCTACGGCCTCGACTACGCCGGCCGCTACCGCAACCTGCGTGACGTCGGCACGCTCGCGCCCCACATCTACGCCTGA